From the Conexivisphaerales archaeon genome, the window GATCGCTATGATTTGGAGAGCTCCCCTTACTCTGCTTGTCAGGCTCTGTGCAACGATTGCCAATGAAATTCCCGCCAGCATTTCAAGCCCTACAGCCCCGATTACATAGAGCAAGGTGACCCAGAGGACTGTTGGAAGATAGGGGTCCTTCAGCAGGTAAGAAAAGTTCTGGCCTGTGAGGCTGCCTGACTGAGATGTGAGAGAATTGTAGAAGAGGTTGTAAAGGGGATAGGCAAAAAAGAGCAGAAAGTATGCTATAGCAGGAAGGAGAAGAAAAAACCAGGTTTTGTCTCTTCCTAGGGTTCTGGAGAAGCCCAAGAGCTTCACTTTTGCCTGTTCATGTCTGTGGAGAAATGCTCGCTATCTGCTGTGCCATTGCGTTTGCTGCCTGCTGAGGGGTCATGGCTCCGTTGTATATTGAGGGAATGGTTGTTCTGAAGATTGTGCTTATCTGAGGCCAAGTTGGTATGTTTGCTGAGCCCTCAACGCTGTAAGTCATTGTGCTTGCAACGTTGTTGATCTGAGCGCTTATTGCTGGGTTTGAACTTACAACATGGTTGAATACGCTGTACCTGAATGGCATCAGGCTGTCAAGTTTGTTGAAGTAGACCGATTCGTTCGGGCTTGTGGCAAATGCGAGGAATGTAAGAGCCAGCTGCTTGTTCTGTGTGTTCTTGGCTATTGCCAAGCCTGTCCCTCCGAGCACACTGTAGCCTCCTGGCATCCTTGGTGCAACCATCCAGTCGCCAACTATTGTGCTCTTGTTGGGGTTGTTCAGATAGAAGACAGCAGGGTTCCACCAAATCATCATAGGCGCATCCCCTGCAGCGAAGTAGCCTGGGGTGGTTGAATAGCTGGCACTGAGAGGTGCCTCACTGTACTTAATCAGCTGGACGTAGGTTGTAAGAGCCTGCACACCAATAGAGCTGTTCAGAAGAAGCCTGCCGTTGCTGTCGAACAATACACCGTAAGGTGCAGTAACAGCACCGTACTGGGATGAAGCGCTCACTCTGAGTCCTGACATTATCGCAAGGTACGTCTGGGATGCATCGTCGTCATCAGAACCGCTCATCAGTATTATACCATACTTGTAGAGGCCGTTTGTCTTCGCAAACTTCGCTATATCTGCAACCTGCGAAAGTGTTGTTGGTACCTGCAGCTGGTAGCCAAACTGCTGCTGGAAGAGCTGCTGGATTGTGGCGTTGTTGAAGAAACTTGGCCTGTAGTAAAAGAGCATAGCTCCTCCTGCCTGAGGCAGGCCCAGAACTGCCCCCTTGTAGCCGTATAGACTTATCAAAGATGGCAGTACATCTGACATGTTGTACGATGCCGGGAAGTATGCTGTGTTGTTCAGGTATGGCCTGAGGTCCAGAAGATATGGGTTAAGGGAGCCCATGAACCCTACACTTCCAACAGCTACTATGTCATATGTGGTTAGATTGTTTTGAAAGACAGAGAGATACTTTGTTATAGCCTGGCCGTATGGTACACCTAGTATGTTAACCGTTACATTCGGATATTTTGCCATGAAATCCTTGGCTATCTGGTTTAGCGCTGCATCGTCATACCCTGAGAATGCAGCAACGTTAAGTGTACCTGACAGAGCTGTCTGCTGTGGCGCCTTTCCCTGCTGCGTGTAATACAGGTAATAGGCTGACCCTGCAACGACCAGCACAAGAACAACGAGACCAACAGCGGCAATCCTCGATATACCTCTTAAACTTCGTTTCATACATATCGCCGCTAACTGGAAGAGCAAAAAGTGTGGTATTTAAGCATTGAAAATCGAAAACCTGCAATTAAGAGCAGAAGATGGTATGTTATATGGATTGGTCTGAAACGCTTTGATTTGTTGCATGCTAGCCTTTCAGAAGAAATGCAGAAACTTGAGTGCCTTTTTCTCTTTGTTATTTACATTAACTGCTTGAAAGATAGGTTAGAAAAGACCAGTTGAGTTATGTAGATTTACAGTCTTGCTCAAAGAAAGAGAGAAAGAAAACAAAATCGCATGAACCTCATGTGATGAAGATTGGTATGGCTTATTTGCTTGTATTTGGATGGTTTATCATGATGAGTAACACTGCTGACTATGACGTCATAATCGTTGGTGCTGGCATAACGGGATTGATGATAGCTTATCATTTGCTTTCCAAAGGTTTGAGGATTGCTGTAGTGGAAAAGGAAGACTTTGCTGGAAGAGGTGTAACAAGCAGGCAGTCTGAAGTTATTCATGTTATTCAGCTTCCTTTCAGCTCCCTGAAGAGCAAGCTGGCAAGGAAAGGGAACAAGATGTATGACAACATCTGCAAGGAGCTTTCAGTAGAGCTGAGAAGAACAAAAGCAATACTTGTAGTAGAAAGCAACTTAAAACTGCTCTTGCTCTTTGTTGGCTATCTTTACCTGAGAGCTGAGCTGGGGAAAGACTTCAGGGTTGAAATCAGGCGAAGTAAGGGATTGAAGGAGGTAGAACCTCTCATCTCAGATAGAGTCAAAGCAGGGATAGTAGTTGATGGGTATGGAATTCTGGACTCAGCTTCTCTGGTAAGAAATATGGTGGAGCATCTGAAAGAGAAGGGAGTGACTTTTTATTTCAATTGCCTAGCAACCGGTGGAGGACTGGATGCAGATCAAGAAAGAACGCTTCATGTTGATACCACTCTGGGCAGATTCAGAAGCAGAGCTGTTGTGATAGCTGCCGGGCTCTATTCTGATGAAGTTGCTGCCAGGTTTGGAATAGATGTGGAGAAAGTAACTCCTGGAAAGGGAGTCATTGCAGAATTTGCCGGGCTCGATGTAAGAAATATTATTGCTCCTTTCAGCCTTATTCAGAGAGGAAGGACAAAAGGAGGAGGTATAATCCCTACAGTAAGAGGTACATGCACTTTCGGCCCCACTCTGAGAATTGCAAAGAGTAAGGAAGACTATGAAGTTGATAGTGAAGACATAGACCAGCTGATCAAGAAATTTTCCTGGCTTCTGAGCAGAGAGGGAAAGCTGATTAAAGCTTTTGCAGGGATAAGGCCTCTTTCTCCGTCTGAAGATTTCATCATACATTTTCCAGCAAAGTATGAAGGAAGAGTTGCTGTGCAGAACGGTATAGAATCTCCAGGCCTTACAGCAGCTCCAGCTATTGCAGAGATGGTTTGCAGCAGGCTCAAACATGGGTAGATAGAATAAAAACACCCATGAGAATACTTCTGCAGGAGCAAAGAAGGTTGTTATGCATGTATGCATGCATAGATGTTGGCACAAGCAGCTGCAAGCTTGCGATTTATGACGAAAGCATGAAGAGGACATATGAGGAGAATGTGCAACTATCTCTGGCAGAGGATGGTATGCAAGATGCTTCTTCCATCCTTCAGTGCGTCAAAGGGTTTCTAGCTAGGGCCAGAGATAAAGGGGCGAAGAGCGCAGGGATAGCCTGTTACAGGTCTTCTCTTGTCTCTTGGGATAGAGATGGCAGGCCGCTTTCAAAAGTGATTACTTGGTTAAGTCATTCGACAGAAGATAGATACAAACAGCTTTCGCTACAGGCGAAGATGCTGAGCAGGTTCAGCCCTTTTAACCTCGTTATCTCTCCCAACTCTCCTGCACTGAGGTATCTGGTTGCTAGAGATTCTGCAAGATCCTCAGGCAAGGAATTTATGGTCTGGACTCTTGATTCATTTCTGGCCTACAATTTGGTAAGGAAATTTGTCAGCGACGCTACAAATGCAGCGCTGACAGGGTTGATAGACCCTGCAACGTTCAAACCGATTAAGCCTGTAATTTCGCTGTTGGGGATAGATGAAGATTTTCCTAGCATTATTGACAACACTGAACCACTTGGAAGCTATGAAGGGGTTGAGATAAACTCCATCATCGCTGACCAGCAGGCAGCATGCATAGCTGAGGCGGCTACTGTGCCAGGAGTTTGCAAAGTAACAAACGGAACAGGCACCTTTGTTGACATTCCTATTGAAAAGTACAGAAGGGTAGACGGACTGATACCTATAGTTATACTGAGACATAAGAATAAAGCAATATATGGCGCTGAAGGTTACCTTCCCACATCTGGCTCTGCGATTCAGCTTCTCTTCAGACTCGGAATCTTGCACAACTGTTCTGAACTAGAGACAATCTCAAGCAGCAAATTATTCTTCATCCCATCTCTAGCAGGTCTGCAGCTGCCAAGCATACCTAGGGCAAAGGGTCTTATTGCAGGTCTAGACCTTAACACAGAAAGGACTGCGATAGTTCAGGCGCTTCTGAAATCAATCGCCTTTCATGTCAGGATGGTGATAGAAGATTCAGGAGAAAGGGTAGGGGTGATAAGAGCTGACGGAAAGCTGTCTTTGAGCAACAGGCTGCTCAGCCTGATCTCTTCAGCGACTAACCTAGCTGTGGAGAGGCAGAGAGATGTTGAAGCGACTCAGAAAGGCTTGGCCCTGCTTCAGATGTTGTCAAACAATAAGATAGGCATTGGTGATATAGAATCACAGAGGAAAGAAGTAGACGTAATTAAGGGCGAAGTGGAACCTGGTATTGAGGAAGAGTATCTGCAATGGAAGGAGAAGCTCAGATTGTTGAGGAGCTGAAGAAGATAGTCCAAGTTTTGGAGAATAAGCAGGAGTATGAAGAAGACTGGTGGGTCTACAGCAGGATAGCTGGCAAAACCGGCAGCTGCATAGCAGCTGTAAGGCCTTTGAACGAGCCTCAGGTTTTGAGTGTGTTAAGATTCTGTTATGACAAGGATATCCCTGTCACATGCAGAGGGGGAGGAAGCTCTGTTACAGGTGCTTCAGTACCAGAGAGAGGTATAGTGATTGATATGTCTGGAATGAGAAGGATAGTCAGGCTTGATACTGAGAACAGCTTTGTGGAGGTTGAAGCTGGTATCAGACTCAATGAATTGGAGAGCAGGTTGAATGAGATAGACTACACTCTGGGTCAGTTTCCTCAGTCCTTTGAGCTTGCGACCGTAGGGGGCTACATATCGACGATGGGAACAGGTGAATTCAGCAGCCTATATGGAGGTATTGAAAACAGCTGCCTTTCTCTCAGGATTGCTTTGCCAGATGGAGAAGTGATAGAAACAAGATATACTGATTCTCCTAGGTCTTCGGCAGGTCCTAATCTGACTCACCTTTTCATAGGTGCTGAAGGAATGCTTGGAGTAATATTGGCTGCGAAGTTGAAGATATACAGAAAAGAAAGATACAGCAGGAAACTTGCCTATACTCTTTCAAGGTTTGAGGATTCGGGAATAATTGCAAGGGAGCTGTTAAATCTCGACATAAGGCCTGCGCTCTTCAGAGCGTACAACAGCGAAGAATCGATGTTTCTCTTTGGAATTGACAAACCGGTTCTGCTTTTGGTGTACAACTTCAAAAGCGAAGGAGTGATGAATGAGATAATGAATGAAGTCAAGTCAGCTGTTTCCAAGCATGGAGGAAGAGAAGAGAGCGAAACTCTAGTTGATAGGTACCTTTATGCCAGGTACAGATTCAGAGAGCAGCTCGAATTCTTTTCAAAGGCGAATATTGTTGTAGAAACGGCCGAAGTTGCAGCTGTCTGGAGCAGGCTCTTCAGGCTGTATCAGGATGTTGCTAGCCAGGTGAAGAAGGTGAAGGGAGTAAGCGCTGTAGGCGCTCACATATCACACATTTACGAGCAAGGTGCATGTATCTATTTTACTGTACTGTTTGAGCCGAGCAGAGAAACGTATGGCTTGATATGGGAAGCGGTTGACAAAGCATGCAGCAATTACTCAGCTACGGTTTCACACCACCACGGGGTAGGAATACTGAAGAAGGATATGGTGAAAAGGGAAATGCCTCTTTCATTACTGCTTAAGATAAAAGATGCAATCGATGTAAAAGGAATGATGAACCCAGGTAAGTATCTGCAGCATTAACATCAGCAACGCTTATATCAAATCTCAGGATTTATTGACCCATGGTAAAGTTTCCCAGTCCAGAATGGGTGGAAGAATACGCAAGGAAATTGAACGAGAACAAGTCATACAAGGATGCAGCTCAGACTTGGGAAGGCGACATAGTGTTCGTTGTAGAGAAGGACGAAGCTTTTCCCCAGAACAGCTACATATACCTTGACCTTTACCATGGTGAATGCAGAAAAGCAGTTTACGCTGATTCACCAGACAAGATACCGAAGGCTGCATTCACATATCGAGGACCTTATTCAAACTGGAGAAAGCTGATAGACAAGCAGATAGACCCGATACAGGGCATACTGACAGGAAAGTTCAAGCTGGAAGGTTCGATGATGAAGATAATGAGGTACACAAAGGCTGCAAAAGAGATGGTTAACACTGCAACGCTGGTTCAGACAGAATTCTGAATCAGGCTAGATGAAAGCAGATGTGGTTCTTCAGGTCACCTGAGATAGTGTATGGTGAAGATTCCCTATCCTATCTGGCTTCACTCGACATGAAGAGAGTTGCGATAGTGACAGACAGATTTCTAAAGAGCAGCAGAGTAATAGATAGAGTGCTGGCTGCCATTCCAAAGGAAGTAAGCAGTATTGTTGTTGCGGATATCAACCCTGAGCCGACCTTCGAAGAGATGACCTTATCACTTCCTCAGGTAAGGGATTTCTCTCCAGACTGGTTCCTGGCTGTAGGAGGAGGTTCATCGATAGATACCGCAAAGCTGCTCTTTGCCCTTTATGAGAGGCCAGACATATCCTTCTACGATATAACACCTCTGGTAAAGCTAAACCTGAGACGCAAGAGCAGGCTTGCCGCTCTGCCCACAACAAGCGGTACAGGCTCAGAATGCAGCTGGGCAGCTGTTGTCACAGAGGAGGCTGATGAAACGGGGAGCAGAAAGGCAAGAAAGGTGGAGCTTGCATCAAAGGAGATAATGCCAGATATAGCTATACTCGACCCTATTCTGGTTTCAGAGCTGCCGGCTGAGCAGACTAGAAATACCGCGACAGATGCGATAGTCCACGCTGTAGAAGCATATGTGAGCAGCTGGAGAAATCCCTACTCTGATGCACTTGCAGAAAAGGCTCTGGAGCTGATAACACCTAATCTGCCTAAGGTTCTTGCAGAACCTGATGATATAGCAGCTAGGAACGATATTCATATCGGAGCCTCAATGGCTGGACTCTCCTTCTCCAATTCCCAGATAGGTCTGGCGCATGCGATGGGCCATGCGCTCGGCTCTCTGTTCAGGATTCCCCATGGACTATGCGTTGGGCTCTTCCTGCCATATGTGGTTGAGTTTAACCAGAGTGAAGTCGGCGAAAGGTATAGCCTTCTCAACCGGAAGTTCCCTGAAAAGTACAGAAAGAGCGAGCTTTCTCTGACTCTGAAGAGTTATCTTGCAGAGGTAGGAATGCCATTGACTGCTAGAGAAGCAGGGATCAGTAGAGAAAGATACAAGGAGATGCTGGAAGAGCTTGTCGACCTGGCAAGCGAGTCAACAGGAGTTACAACAAATGCTAGAGATGCAAGCAGAGATGACATCAGAAGGATATTTATCCTAGCAGGTGGATAAGTCTCTTGGAACCAAAGTTGAAGAAGTATGGCAACCTCATAGATGGTAGGTATGATTATGAAGGAGAAGAGGAGAAGCTCTTCAGTCCTGCAGATGGGTCAGAGGTAGCTATCATAACCAAGGCAAGCTACGAAAAGGCAAAAGAAGCTATCGACTCTGCCGAAGATGCCTTCAGAAATGTATGGTCCAAGACCACTGTTGAGCAGAGGCAGAAGATACTACTCAAGCTTGCTGAAATAGTGCAGGAGAGGGCCGAAGAATATGCAAGGCTCGAATCTCTGAACACTGGCAAAACCCTCAGGCAGAGTACATTCATGGATATACCACTTGGCATAGAGCACATCTCATATTTTGCCAAGATGAAGGAGTTCAGGCCTGAAAGAGAGATAGAGCATCCGGAGTACCCTGGGACAAGAGGTATAGTTCAGTACTTGCCTCTGGGGGTTGTTGCAGCAATAGCTCCATGGAATGTACCTTTTCTTATGGCTGTCTGGAAGATAGCCCCAGCATTGCTAGCAGGAAACTGTGTTGTTCTGAAGCCCTCACACTACACCCCTCTGACTGCTCTAGAACTTGCAGAAGACGCGATAAGGGCAGGTCTGCCTGCAGGGGTTCTGAATGTTGTAGTCGGAGAAGCTGACAAGGTTGGCAATGCATTGCTGGAGAGCCAGAAGGTCAACCACGTGAGCTTCACTGGATCGACAAAGACAGGGTTAGATGTGATGAGAAAGGCATCGAACAGCCTAAAGAGAATAACCCTGGAGCTTGGAGGCAAGTCGCCTAACATAGTGTTTGAGGATGCAGATATTGACAGAGCAGCAAAAGGTGTTCTCTTCGGAATATACCTCAACTCAGGTCAGCTGTGTGAATCTGGGAGCAGACTTCTGGTTCATTCGAGCATCAAGGAGAAGCTGCTGAAGAGAATGGTAACGTACCTGGACAGGATGAAGGCTGGTAATCCCCTCGATATGGAGACTGACCTGAGCGCAATAACCACAAGGGAGCAGAAGAAGAAGATAGAAGTTATGGTGGAATCAAGTCTGAGCAGCGGTGCCAAGGTTGTTTACACAAGGGATATAGATGGATTTGTTCCGAGCAAGGGATTGTATTATCCACCAAGCATAATAGGCGATGTAAGCAAGGATATGCTGGCTGCGAGAGAAGAGATCTTCGGTCCCGTGCTCGCAGTTATGGAATTCCACACAGAAGATGAGGCAATACAGCTTGCGAACGAAACAGAATATGGTCTGGCAGCCGGAGTCTGGTCGTCCGACATAAGCAGGGCAAAAAGGGTAGCCCAGAACATTCTTGCGGGGACTGTCTGGATAAATGAGTATCACCTGTTGAGTGCTGCTGCACCCAGAGGAGGGTTCAAGAAGAGTGGGTTAGGAAGAGAGCTGGGCCTTGAGGGAGTTATGGAACTGACACAGACCAGGCACCTCTTCATAAACGAAGGGGGAAGTGACCTTAGTGAGGTTGCCTATAACCTGGTTGTTAGAGAAGAAGGATGAGCAAGCATAAAGATTATGTTTATTTAATCTGATTCAACCAAGTTTGCTATGCACAGAGACCATTTCGATTCTGAATTTGCACGTATACTTCTTTCAGATGAAAGAAGAAGATGGCAAGACCCTGACAGAATCATCTCCCAGCTCAGAATAGAAAAGGATTTCCAGATATGCGATTTAGGCTGCGGACCAGGCTTTTTCACCTTAGCCTTTGCAAGAAAGGTAGGCAGCAAGGGGAAGGTATTTGCAGTAGATTCCAGCCCAAAGATGCTTGAGGTTCTCAGGGCTGAGCTGATTAAGAATAGGATAAGGAATGTTGAACTTATCTGCTCAGATGTGACCTCTACAGGCCTTCCTGGCAACTCGATGGATATAGCGTTCTTTGCCAACGTGCTGCATGACATAGATGATAAACCTGCATTTCTGGCAGAGGTCAGGAGAATATGCAAGAAGGAAGCTCAGGTGGTGAACATAGACTGGAAGAAGGACCAGCAGAGTAATCACGGTCCGCCTGACCATATGAGGCTGGACGAAGAAGAAGCCTTGAAGATATTCGAGAAAGAGGGTTTCAGGCTGGAAAGAACGATAGATGGAGGATCATATCACTACGGCCTACTGTTCAGGGTTGAATAAATTTAGACTGATGGCAGCATTTCCTTTGCCAGCAACACTAAGCTTTCTTCAAGAGCATCTAAGCCGATTGAGGGAGGAAGGGCCAAGACATGATAGCTTACTCCTAGGGATGAGTAGAGTGCTAGCCTTTCAGCTATCTCTGAGGGGCTTCCTACAAGTGACCACCCTCTCATATCTTCAACTTCAACCCCAAAATCTTTAGCTACCTGGGCAGCTATTCTTTCTGCAGAACTTCTATCTCTTCCCAGGCTGAGGAGAAGATGCGAAGCAATTTTGAGAGACGAAGCATCCCTGCCTGCCTTTGCCAGCTCTTTCTGAAGTATTGGCAGGCTGCTCCTGTAATCTTCGACGCTGAAGTCTGTAGGTATCCAGCCGTCACCATAATTTGCCGCCCTCCTCATAGCTTTGATGCTGTTACCTCCTATGAGTACCTCAGGCCTCTCCTCCAGCCTGCAGTTCAGGTCGAGCATTTCAGCCGAGAAGAAATCTCCCTTGAAAGAAAATACATCTTTCTGCCAGGCAAGGTTTAGTATCTGCAGAGCTTCATCAGCCATTCTTCCCCTTGCTTCCCAGTTCACCCCCAGCACGTCATACTCTCCTTTTCTCCATCCTACCCCTACGCCAAGTGTGAACCTCCTGCCAGAAACCCTCTGTATGCTTGCCACCTGCTTTGCAACGTGAAAAGGGCTTCTCAACGGCAGCAGGTAAATGCATGTCCCCTGCCTTGCTCTTTCTGTCCTTCCGGCTATGAATGAGAGGAATTCCATCGGTTCAAGGTAAGAGGCAAGCTGGTCTGCCACGTATATGCAGTCAAACCCCAGCTCATCCACCTTCGATATAATCTGAATTAAACTATCAAGTGAAAAAGGCTCAGGATACCTTATGTGGATCCCTATCGATTCAGGCTTCATTCTTTCTCGCGCATGGTTAAAGAATTCAGGTTAAAAGGATAGAATAAGTTGGTTCGAAGGTTCAGCTTGTCTTTAACTGAGTTTCTGAAGCGTTTAGAACCTCAAGTTCAATCACTTTTTCCACCTGGTTTCCGA encodes:
- a CDS encoding iron-containing alcohol dehydrogenase encodes the protein MWFFRSPEIVYGEDSLSYLASLDMKRVAIVTDRFLKSSRVIDRVLAAIPKEVSSIVVADINPEPTFEEMTLSLPQVRDFSPDWFLAVGGGSSIDTAKLLFALYERPDISFYDITPLVKLNLRRKSRLAALPTTSGTGSECSWAAVVTEEADETGSRKARKVELASKEIMPDIAILDPILVSELPAEQTRNTATDAIVHAVEAYVSSWRNPYSDALAEKALELITPNLPKVLAEPDDIAARNDIHIGASMAGLSFSNSQIGLAHAMGHALGSLFRIPHGLCVGLFLPYVVEFNQSEVGERYSLLNRKFPEKYRKSELSLTLKSYLAEVGMPLTAREAGISRERYKEMLEELVDLASESTGVTTNARDASRDDIRRIFILAGG
- a CDS encoding SCP2 sterol-binding domain-containing protein, coding for MVKFPSPEWVEEYARKLNENKSYKDAAQTWEGDIVFVVEKDEAFPQNSYIYLDLYHGECRKAVYADSPDKIPKAAFTYRGPYSNWRKLIDKQIDPIQGILTGKFKLEGSMMKIMRYTKAAKEMVNTATLVQTEF
- a CDS encoding FAD-binding oxidoreductase yields the protein MEGEAQIVEELKKIVQVLENKQEYEEDWWVYSRIAGKTGSCIAAVRPLNEPQVLSVLRFCYDKDIPVTCRGGGSSVTGASVPERGIVIDMSGMRRIVRLDTENSFVEVEAGIRLNELESRLNEIDYTLGQFPQSFELATVGGYISTMGTGEFSSLYGGIENSCLSLRIALPDGEVIETRYTDSPRSSAGPNLTHLFIGAEGMLGVILAAKLKIYRKERYSRKLAYTLSRFEDSGIIARELLNLDIRPALFRAYNSEESMFLFGIDKPVLLLVYNFKSEGVMNEIMNEVKSAVSKHGGREESETLVDRYLYARYRFREQLEFFSKANIVVETAEVAAVWSRLFRLYQDVASQVKKVKGVSAVGAHISHIYEQGACIYFTVLFEPSRETYGLIWEAVDKACSNYSATVSHHHGVGILKKDMVKREMPLSLLLKIKDAIDVKGMMNPGKYLQH
- a CDS encoding FGGY-family carbohydrate kinase translates to MQQAQTWVDRIKTPMRILLQEQRRLLCMYACIDVGTSSCKLAIYDESMKRTYEENVQLSLAEDGMQDASSILQCVKGFLARARDKGAKSAGIACYRSSLVSWDRDGRPLSKVITWLSHSTEDRYKQLSLQAKMLSRFSPFNLVISPNSPALRYLVARDSARSSGKEFMVWTLDSFLAYNLVRKFVSDATNAALTGLIDPATFKPIKPVISLLGIDEDFPSIIDNTEPLGSYEGVEINSIIADQQAACIAEAATVPGVCKVTNGTGTFVDIPIEKYRRVDGLIPIVILRHKNKAIYGAEGYLPTSGSAIQLLFRLGILHNCSELETISSSKLFFIPSLAGLQLPSIPRAKGLIAGLDLNTERTAIVQALLKSIAFHVRMVIEDSGERVGVIRADGKLSLSNRLLSLISSATNLAVERQRDVEATQKGLALLQMLSNNKIGIGDIESQRKEVDVIKGEVEPGIEEEYLQWKEKLRLLRS
- a CDS encoding class I SAM-dependent methyltransferase gives rise to the protein MHRDHFDSEFARILLSDERRRWQDPDRIISQLRIEKDFQICDLGCGPGFFTLAFARKVGSKGKVFAVDSSPKMLEVLRAELIKNRIRNVELICSDVTSTGLPGNSMDIAFFANVLHDIDDKPAFLAEVRRICKKEAQVVNIDWKKDQQSNHGPPDHMRLDEEEALKIFEKEGFRLERTIDGGSYHYGLLFRVE
- a CDS encoding extracellular solute-binding protein — protein: MKRSLRGISRIAAVGLVVLVLVVAGSAYYLYYTQQGKAPQQTALSGTLNVAAFSGYDDAALNQIAKDFMAKYPNVTVNILGVPYGQAITKYLSVFQNNLTTYDIVAVGSVGFMGSLNPYLLDLRPYLNNTAYFPASYNMSDVLPSLISLYGYKGAVLGLPQAGGAMLFYYRPSFFNNATIQQLFQQQFGYQLQVPTTLSQVADIAKFAKTNGLYKYGIILMSGSDDDDASQTYLAIMSGLRVSASSQYGAVTAPYGVLFDSNGRLLLNSSIGVQALTTYVQLIKYSEAPLSASYSTTPGYFAAGDAPMMIWWNPAVFYLNNPNKSTIVGDWMVAPRMPGGYSVLGGTGLAIAKNTQNKQLALTFLAFATSPNESVYFNKLDSLMPFRYSVFNHVVSSNPAISAQINNVASTMTYSVEGSANIPTWPQISTIFRTTIPSIYNGAMTPQQAANAMAQQIASISPQT
- a CDS encoding FAD-dependent oxidoreductase, whose translation is MSNTADYDVIIVGAGITGLMIAYHLLSKGLRIAVVEKEDFAGRGVTSRQSEVIHVIQLPFSSLKSKLARKGNKMYDNICKELSVELRRTKAILVVESNLKLLLLFVGYLYLRAELGKDFRVEIRRSKGLKEVEPLISDRVKAGIVVDGYGILDSASLVRNMVEHLKEKGVTFYFNCLATGGGLDADQERTLHVDTTLGRFRSRAVVIAAGLYSDEVAARFGIDVEKVTPGKGVIAEFAGLDVRNIIAPFSLIQRGRTKGGGIIPTVRGTCTFGPTLRIAKSKEDYEVDSEDIDQLIKKFSWLLSREGKLIKAFAGIRPLSPSEDFIIHFPAKYEGRVAVQNGIESPGLTAAPAIAEMVCSRLKHG
- a CDS encoding aldehyde dehydrogenase family protein, which codes for MEPKLKKYGNLIDGRYDYEGEEEKLFSPADGSEVAIITKASYEKAKEAIDSAEDAFRNVWSKTTVEQRQKILLKLAEIVQERAEEYARLESLNTGKTLRQSTFMDIPLGIEHISYFAKMKEFRPEREIEHPEYPGTRGIVQYLPLGVVAAIAPWNVPFLMAVWKIAPALLAGNCVVLKPSHYTPLTALELAEDAIRAGLPAGVLNVVVGEADKVGNALLESQKVNHVSFTGSTKTGLDVMRKASNSLKRITLELGGKSPNIVFEDADIDRAAKGVLFGIYLNSGQLCESGSRLLVHSSIKEKLLKRMVTYLDRMKAGNPLDMETDLSAITTREQKKKIEVMVESSLSSGAKVVYTRDIDGFVPSKGLYYPPSIIGDVSKDMLAAREEIFGPVLAVMEFHTEDEAIQLANETEYGLAAGVWSSDISRAKRVAQNILAGTVWINEYHLLSAAAPRGGFKKSGLGRELGLEGVMELTQTRHLFINEGGSDLSEVAYNLVVREEG
- a CDS encoding LLM class flavin-dependent oxidoreductase, which codes for MKPESIGIHIRYPEPFSLDSLIQIISKVDELGFDCIYVADQLASYLEPMEFLSFIAGRTERARQGTCIYLLPLRSPFHVAKQVASIQRVSGRRFTLGVGVGWRKGEYDVLGVNWEARGRMADEALQILNLAWQKDVFSFKGDFFSAEMLDLNCRLEERPEVLIGGNSIKAMRRAANYGDGWIPTDFSVEDYRSSLPILQKELAKAGRDASSLKIASHLLLSLGRDRSSAERIAAQVAKDFGVEVEDMRGWSLVGSPSEIAERLALYSSLGVSYHVLALPPSIGLDALEESLVLLAKEMLPSV